From Paenibacillus graminis:
CCAGGCGGTGAAGGGCGGGTTGGCAGACAGCTTGCCAACGGTCAGACGGGCGAAGTCCTGCAGGGACTCCGGTGAAGCAATCGCTGTCATTTCAAGTATTGGCGCTGTGGCTTGGGAGACCGCCTGCGTAACGGTTACCCGGGTACCAGTAGCGGACAGCTCGGCAGGAAACGCAGAACCCGCCGAGTAAAGGGTAAGTCCCAGACACAGACAGAGGAGGAGGCGTACACGTCGCCCGAGTCTGTCCTTCTGCCTTGCATTTATCTTCATTTGTCGTTCACCTTTCATACAATATAAGGATTGTCACACGATTCAGCCTGCTTCTATTGTAGGGGACAAGCTCTAAAAAGACTGTTGCTTGCTGTCGCGCGGCCGTGCGGGAATTCCGCTGTTTTTTTGCCTGCTTTTAGCGAGCCGGGTCACATCTTATGTGCTCCGCAGGTTGAAGAGGCCATAGGTTACGGCGGAAACTGCAATCTGCGGTTCATACTGCCAAGCCGTTTCCTTGCGCCGGCGGTTGTATTGTTCATGGATTGCCAGCCTTTTTTCCTCGTCCTGTTCTTTGAGCAGTTCCTCGTAGTATATGTCCACGATGCTCAGCTCCAGCCGCAGCCGTTCGCGTGCCTCCTCGGCCCAATTGTAGTCCATGAGCGCAAGCTTAGAGGTCAGATAACCCTCCAGCCGGCCGGCCCCGTCGGCAACAGTCAGCTCGGAAGGCTGAATGTGAATGTTCTCGGGCAGGCGCGGGGTCAGCTCGCGGGAGGCCAGTTTGGCCTCAAAGTCCGGGATGATCCGCCCGGAGGTGAGAGAGACGCCGATGAAATGCAGCTCCTCCCGCTTCAGGTCGCAGCTCATTTCCACCTTGTAGCAGACTGCAAGCCACGGTTCATAGGCTGCAGAGAACAAGGTCATCTTCTGTCTGCTTCCCGGGTCCTCAAAGAGCTGCAGGCATTTGCCCTCATCCCGGGCGGCCGCCCAGATCTGCCGCAGCCGCTTGCTGCCGTAGATGATGTCTTCGCGCCTGATCATGCCTGGACCGATCCGGGGCAGCGCCGGAACGAACCCGAAGAACCGGGCGAGGATGCTGTCCTGCGGATCAGCCGGGCCCCCCGGCGGTGCCGCAGATACCGGCGGCCCTCCGGCAGTGGCGCCGCCCGTATCTGCGGCGGCTTCCATCCCGTCCGCTCCGGCTCCGGCCGGCAGGCCCGCCGCACTTGCGGGGTTCCCCGGACGCAGCGGCCGGGAGGGTGGAGCCGCCTGCGCCGCGGCGGCCAGATTGTCGTACTTCTCCGGCTCGAAGACGAAAGTGAACGACAGGGTCTCCGGGTCCACGCCTGTCCGCTCGACGAACCCCCAATAATACGGCCGGTCTGTGAGCATCCGGTCCGCGCGCGGCGAGAGCTTCACCGTTACATGCAGCGGCGACGCCTCGATAATCGAACACTCCGTTGCCTCGAGGTAATCCATCACATGCTTGCGTATTTCCTGTGCGGTGAGTGTCATGCTTCAGCCTCCTGTCCGTCCCGCACCCCGTGGGTCAGCTCACTCAGCGAATCGCCTATGTGATCCAGCCCGCTGCGCAGCTCCTCGTCGCTGCGGGCTTCCAGCATGATCTTATAGAGGCTTTTTTCCAGCGATTCCTTCTTCTCAAAGCGTTCCAGAATCACATCCAGCCCCCCGATCACCATCTCGAACATGTTGATTTTCTCATGCAGCAGATGAAGAATATGCTCCTCAATGGTGCCTTCCGTAGAAAGATTGTAGATCACCACATCATTCTCCTGTCCCAGCCGGTGCACCCGGCCTATCCGCTGCTCGACACGCATCGGGTTCCAGGGCAGATCGAAATTAATCATATGGTGGCAGAACTGCAGGTTGATGCCCTCGCCCCCGGCTTCCGTGGCAATCATCACCTGGGCGCGGCCGCGGAAGAGATCCATCATCCAGTCTTTTTTGCCCCGGTTCATGCCGCCGGAGTAGGTGACGCACTGGAGCCCGTGCTCGCGGAAATACTGGAGGAGATACTCCTGGGTCGCACGGTATTCAGTGAAGACAATCACCTTTTCGTTCATTTCCCGGATCAGCTCCATGGCTTTCTCCGCTTTTGTGTTGCTCTTGACGGTGCGGATGGTCTGAAGCAGCTCCATCATCCGGTCACGCTTGGGAGAGTCCGCCGGAAGCTTTTTGATCAGATTGACGAGGGTGATGAAGACAGCATCCCGGCTGCTGCACACCTCCCGCTGAAGCGTTACCAGAGAGAGCATGCTGCTGAGATTGCCGCCAGCCTCCTGATATTGGTCTTTGACAAAAGCGGTGACACCGTCATATAATACTTTTTCCTCCGGTGAGAGCGTGAGCGGTATATTGCGCACTTTGCGCTTCGTGAAGGTGACCGGACCTTCGCCGCGGCGGTTGCGGATCATGACCTTGGAGAGCTCGTCCCGCAGCTGGACTTCATTCTTCGGCTGGCGCTTGTCCACCACGAAATTAGCGGCAAAGTCCCCCTGGTTTCCCAGCTGGCCCGGCTTCAGCAGCGTAATCAGATTGAACAGCTCACCGAGATCGTTTTGAACCGGAGTTGCGGTGAGCAGCAGGCAGTATTTTTTGCGCAGCTGCTGGACGAACAGGTAGTTGGTGGATTTCTTGTTCTTGAGCTTATGGGCTTCATCGATAATCAGCATGTCGTATTCATTATTCAGCAGCATTTCCTTATGGGGGTCACGCTTGGCGGTATCCATGGAGGCGACCACAATGTCGTTGCCCCAGGAGTAGGATTTTTTCTGGGCTACAGCGGAAATCCCGAATTTGTTGTTCAGCTCACGCACCCATTGCAGCACCAGTGAAGCGGGAACGAGAATGAGCACCTTGGCTACAAGCCCCCGTACCAGATATTCCTTCAGCACAAGCCCGGCTTCAATCGTTTTGCCAAGCCCGACCTCATCGGCGAGAATCGCGCGGCCTGACATTTGGAACAGTACTTTATGAGCAGTATCGAGCTGGTGGGGGAGCGGGGACAGCCCGGACAGATGCTTCATGCACTGCAGCTCATCAAAGCTGGTTACAAGCCCGGACTTTTCCCCCTCAATGGCCAGTCTGGATAATCTCCAGTCACCCCAAGGTCCGCCTTTGTCCAGCCTTGACTCTAAATCATTCAGCCAGTTTCGTTCAAAAGACAGGGGAACAGGAAGCAGGGGGGCCGGGGTACCCGTTTCTTCGGGCAAGGGATTGCGGAATAATTGCGTCATGTTGCAGCCTCCTCCGGTGCTTGGTTCATATCGGACACGTAGCAGTAGTATGCTCTTAAAAGAGAGAATTCATAACCTGCTATTTTCGGCCGGATGTTGTAAAATAGCGAGCAAGAGGGAGTAAAAGTGCCATCTTTTGCCGATATTTCGGCGAGATGCTCCCATTTTCGAAAAAGACCTTCCACACAATATGTGGTATAGTTGAAAAGCTGACTGACACCATATATTGTTACAAATGCTTGAAATATTTGATTACGGCGGGAATTTTGCGGTTATTTTTTATTGACAAGGGAAACTTTCGGAGTACACGCCGGCTGCGGCGGTTACCCGCAAAGTTTCTGCTGGAATATAGGGGTTTATAGATACAGTGCCATGAGGCATCCTTGTATTTCATGGTTTTACATATCACATTATCCGGGAGGTTTTTCTATTGAGTACAGTGGAACGCAAACAGCGTCTTGAAGGTCTGAGCGAAAAAATATTTTTGGACCGCTACGCCTGGAAGGATGCGGACAGCAACAATGCCAAGGTAGGCGATGTGGTGCTGGTGTTGACCAAAGATGATCCGAAATTCCCTACCAAGGAAGTCGGAGAAATTGTAGAACGGAACGGACGCACTGTTACGGTAAAGACACGCAGCGGCGAGCTTGTACAATCTGATGTAGAGAAGCTGACGCTTAACATAGAGAAGACCCCGGAAGAAATGTGGGACCGGCTTGCGTCCGCCATGGCCTCCGTAGAGTCAACCCCTGAGCTTCAGGAAGAGTGGACAGGCAAATTCCGTTCGATTCTGGATGACTGGAAGCTCGTTCCGGGCGGCCGGATTGCCGCAGGTGCCGGAGCAAGCGAAGAACTGACCCTGTTCAACTGCTATGTTGTGCCTTCGCCAAAAGACAGCCGGGGCGGCATCATGCAGACGCTGTCTGAAATGACCGAAATTATGGCCCGCGGCGGCGGTGTTGGCATCAACCTGTCCTCGCTGCGTCCGCGCCGCGCTATTGTCAGAGGCGTTAACGGTTCGTCCAGCGGCTCCGTATCCTGGGGCGGACTGTTCAGCTACACGACCGGACTGATTGAGCAGGGCGGAAGCCGCCGCGGCGCGCTGATGCTGATGATCAATGACTGGCATCCCGATGTTGTCGATTTCATCACCGTGAAGCAGACCATGGGCCAGGTGACGAATGCTAACCTGTCGGTATGCGTGAGCAACTCTTTTATGAAGGCTGTGAAGGAGGAT
This genomic window contains:
- a CDS encoding YqhG family protein, with the protein product MTLTAQEIRKHVMDYLEATECSIIEASPLHVTVKLSPRADRMLTDRPYYWGFVERTGVDPETLSFTFVFEPEKYDNLAAAAQAAPPSRPLRPGNPASAAGLPAGAGADGMEAAADTGGATAGGPPVSAAPPGGPADPQDSILARFFGFVPALPRIGPGMIRREDIIYGSKRLRQIWAAARDEGKCLQLFEDPGSRQKMTLFSAAYEPWLAVCYKVEMSCDLKREELHFIGVSLTSGRIIPDFEAKLASRELTPRLPENIHIQPSELTVADGAGRLEGYLTSKLALMDYNWAEEARERLRLELSIVDIYYEELLKEQDEEKRLAIHEQYNRRRKETAWQYEPQIAVSAVTYGLFNLRST
- a CDS encoding DEAD/DEAH box helicase translates to MTQLFRNPLPEETGTPAPLLPVPLSFERNWLNDLESRLDKGGPWGDWRLSRLAIEGEKSGLVTSFDELQCMKHLSGLSPLPHQLDTAHKVLFQMSGRAILADEVGLGKTIEAGLVLKEYLVRGLVAKVLILVPASLVLQWVRELNNKFGISAVAQKKSYSWGNDIVVASMDTAKRDPHKEMLLNNEYDMLIIDEAHKLKNKKSTNYLFVQQLRKKYCLLLTATPVQNDLGELFNLITLLKPGQLGNQGDFAANFVVDKRQPKNEVQLRDELSKVMIRNRRGEGPVTFTKRKVRNIPLTLSPEEKVLYDGVTAFVKDQYQEAGGNLSSMLSLVTLQREVCSSRDAVFITLVNLIKKLPADSPKRDRMMELLQTIRTVKSNTKAEKAMELIREMNEKVIVFTEYRATQEYLLQYFREHGLQCVTYSGGMNRGKKDWMMDLFRGRAQVMIATEAGGEGINLQFCHHMINFDLPWNPMRVEQRIGRVHRLGQENDVVIYNLSTEGTIEEHILHLLHEKINMFEMVIGGLDVILERFEKKESLEKSLYKIMLEARSDEELRSGLDHIGDSLSELTHGVRDGQEAEA